AATCTTTCTTCAACAGATTGAATGGCCATCCTATCTCCCTCCAGAGAAGGATGGAAACGTGGAggatttatttcattattaaacTTCTAtaccaccttccctccaaggagctcaaggggaaatgactctgtgtccagttctgggcaccacagttcaagaaggatactgacaagctggaacgtgttcagaggagggcaaccaaaatggtcaaaggcctggaaacgatgccttatgaggaacggcttagggagctgggtatgattagcctggagaagataaggttgaggggtgatatgatagcctgGCCAATGCCTAGGTATGTCCCTGCCTTCAACGGCTCCTTCCCTGATGCAAACCAGGGTGGAACCATGTGGTATCGGGAGGTGACTTGCTGTCTAAAAGCAAACCAGGTGGGGGGCAGACCCCCTTCACGTCATCCCATTCCCCTACACTCCATCTGCAGAGCagcagactcttaatctcagggctgtgggtttgagccccacgttgtacaaaagattactgcattgtagggggttggactagatgcccctcagggtcctttccaactctacgattctacaattTGCCAgggcagaagtgacttccggtgccaggctgcccgtgtctgcatgtctgggcactggaaataataTCCtcccgggctgcccgtgtctgcatgtctgggcactggaaataataTCCTCCTTCCCACCTGTCTCTCctgtcttcttccttctttctttttttgtggcaaaagaaacaacagcagcagcaatttagatGCAGCAAATACTGTAAATGAATAAAGTCACACACATACCTAAATCTAAATTGCTACGTCTAAAGGCATGCACGCCCGTCCACCAGTACAACCCCCCTGAAACGTCCCTCAATTTTTGGTGGGGCCCCCTGAGAATATAAAACAGCTCCCCAAAGTCAcaaaggtgtgctttcccatagaaagtaatggaaaatggattaatccattcccgacgatgaaaagcaacccctaaaacagcaactcaacatgaattttactatcaaaTGAggcaattgatccataaaatgaaagcaataaaccaggCTGCAATCTCCagtatcaaaaactggcagtgatctacccattgccatTGGAGGGACAAGATGGGAGGGGGAGTTTAAGGGGTGTTTGGAAACACTCAAactggaaactcctgcagccaatcagaaagcgTGCTGGAAGGGGTGGTGCCCAGAGgcgcccgcagcttctgattggctgctggaaactcctgcagccaatcagaagccgtgctgcatCGCAAAGTCAGCCTCCAGGAAGACGCGCACAGCAGcagcggcctcagaggaggatcgcctcccGCATCCTCCTCCCCTCAGCGCCCCGGTGGCCGGGCCTAGAGACGGTCCTGCAGGCAGCACCGGGCGGTGGgtggtggggcaggctggccagcgccccctccattttggcgctctaggcagttgcctagtcCACCTAAATGGACGCTCCAGCCCTGccatcaacatgagtttgaccaaactgcgggaggcagtggaagacaggagtgcctagcgtgctctggtccgtggcgtcacgaagagttggacacgactaaacgactaaacaacaacaacaactgtagacTCAAAGCATTGCAACAGTAATGCCAGATCGTTTCCTTTGGAATAATGGGTGGCAGGATGGGGCAGCTGTGCTTGCTTGACCTCTCAGCAGGAGAATCAATTATGCCCactgggaggaggaaggtggctAATTTTGCACAGACCAATATCATGgaagctgttccacctggcctttggcttagactcagcctgacccctgtgttttcctccctcatggcttggatttatggactacttgaaatgaggctgcactttaaattttaatactgtattttaatctgtattttaattaattgtttttatgttttattgtaattctgttggtgtcagccgccctgagcccggtttttgactggggagggcggggtataaataaaaatttattattttattattattataagcacagtattgcagagttgggagagaccatgaGGATACAACcctctgcaacacaggaatcatttgcccaacatgaggcttgaACTCataaccctgggattaagagtctcatgctgtactgactgagctatcacagCTCAGTCAAGAGGAGGTTGCTTACAGAGCCAGCTCAGCTCAGTGGTTCCTTGACCAAACCATTGCTTAGATCCCCTAATCGCTTCCAGCAGTTTGAGACCCACAGGTGTTGCCtagctttctttaaaagaaaaagaaaaaaagagaggggggctGCTTGCGACATGTCACAATCTTTCCTTCCCAGAATGGCAGAGAGGGCTCCGAGGATCAAAGTAGGATTGCTTTCTTCAAATGTGAAGAGTGAGGTAAGCCCCTCCCATCCTGGAATGCAGGTCGTAAATTTCCAGGACAGCATAAGACAGACAGAGGGGCCACATCTTTCAGACACGCTCTCCGGGGAGGAGGGACAAACTGGACAATCTGCTCCTGAGTCTCCTTGTACTAGGAGGATGAGCAGAGTCCAGGCTTGGCATCAAGCCAACAGAAGGAGGAGCAGATGGTGGGTATCCTGTTGGAAAAGAGCCCACCCTCCAGTGGGCTCAACTGACCCATCGAGTGAGGAAGATTGAGCTGTGTGCTCTGACTGATTTACTGTGTAAATACCAATAAATCTGAAAGTAGTAAAACCACCAGCCTGCTGTCTCTTTGGTGTGAGAGGGAGATCATAAATCCTGACATGACATATAAGCCTGCTGACATCCTTCTTCTATTGCCTGGGTTGAGAAACTTTATTGATCCAAGGGCAGCACTCTTttcagggccacattcacacttaCACTCCTCTCCCTgtcttccatccagacaagcaagaagcagagTTCAAGATGTGGAATAACGTGCAGGTGTGAAGAAGAGCaaatgaagggtgtggcctgaggagagttgtGGACACCGGTTAGACACCAGATAGAGAGGCTTAGGTCAAggtaaagaagagactgagaagaAATATGCTAGCCATCTTCTAGTTGCAGACTTTGGTGCCTCAAATTGTTGCGGCGCCCCAGAAGTTACGTGGCCAGTGCAACCAAACCACTTTTGTTCCCCTAGATTTGCCTTtgtgtcttcaaatatctaaagggctatcactTGGGGAatatagagcaagcttgttttctcctgctctagagagtAGGACCTGAATCagtgggttcaagttacaagaaaggggattttgactaagcatcaggaagaactttctgatccagtaagagttgtttgactgtggaacagactcccctaaacggtggtggactctccttcctcagaagtttctaagcagaggttgggtgtccatctgtcatggatgctttagttgagattcctgcatcacacaGGGATAGACTAGATGATTTCCcgggttccttccaactgtacaattctatgattctataataatgACAATTATCTGATATTTCAGCTCAGTTCTAATGAAAACTCTCTACACTATCCCCTAAAAACCCTATGCCATACTCAATCCCAACACATTTTTCAAAGAATATCAAATTACAATATAAGTCACAATAATttcaaatcagccctgagtgctcactggaaggacagatcctgaagctgaggctccaatactttggccacctcatgagaagagaagactccctggaaaataccctgatgttgggaaagattgagggcactaggagaaggggacgacagaggatgagatggttggagggaggcagtggaagacaggagtccctggcctgctatggtccatggggtcacgaagagtcggacacgacttaatGACTAAAAATCAACAATTTAAACTCCAAAGTCATGCAGATAACAATCACACACAGTTATGCCAGTTGTCTGCCTGTATCAGATGGAGCTCAGTTTCTACAGAAGTAGTTTCAGGCAGTGGGAAAACTCATGAAGATGTCAGTAGCAGTGCCAATATATACTTTCCCTGGATTGGGACTTATtcatgaggaggggggaaattaaattTGAGATTGCATCCCCAAGATGACTAGCAAGGGATCTACAGGATATTTAATCCTACCTTTCACCTTTTATTCCAGCAGCTCTAACTGCCAGAAAACATAGACTGGAACACACAGAGTGAGGGTCAAACCCCAGTTACCCAGTTTTCTATCTACCCTCATTTTACACGTGGTGACTGAATTGCACTTCAAACATTCTTTAATTACCTTCATTGAAGTTGAAAGAAGGGGTTGCTTCTTCCTATTGAACTACATCAGTGCAGAAGAAGCAACACAACCAGCAGTCCAACACCGTTGTTCGCATTCCAATCAACCAGTACAAACTGAATCAGAAGGATGCAATGACGACAAAGTGGGATGAATCAAAGAGTTGCTTCATTCTCACAGTGTGAATTTCCTCTTCTTCAGAAAGTCTTTGAATACCTCCTTGACCTTCTCATTCCTTAGTGTATAGATAAAAGGGTTCAGTAAAGGCGTGACCGCTGCTGTAAGGACAGCAATGCCCATCTGGACATCCCGGGAGTATCCATGGCTGGGTAAAGAGTACATGAAGATTGAACAGAGATAAAAGATGGAAGCAACAGTGATGTGAGATGCACAGGTAGAAAATGTTTTTAGTCGACTTGTGGTGGAATGCATGCGCAAGATGGTGGCAATGATGTAGACATAAGAGAGAAGCGTGGCAAACAAAGAGCCCAGGAGCACCACTGAGGACACAATATTCTCCAGAGCCAGGTTGAAATGTACATCATTACAGGAAAGCTTTATCATTGGGGCATAGTCACAGAAGAAATGGTCAATGGTGTTAGAGCCACAGAAGGATAGGTCCAAAAGCAGGATGATGGGGACAAGTGTAGAGACGGAACCACAAACCCAGCAGCCCAAGACCAGATCAGTGCAGAGCCATCCATTCATGATTATGGAATAGCGAAGAGGTTTGCAGATGGCGACATAGCGATCAAAGGCCATCACGGCAATAAGGATGGCTTCACTGCCACCAAAGGAAAAGTAGAAATAGCATTGGGCCACACAGCCTGAGTAAGAGATGGCTTTGTTCAGAGAAACCATGTTCACCAGCATCTTGGGGATGATAGATGTGACGAAAAAGACCTCAATGAGTGAGAGGTTGCAGAGGAAAAAGTACATGGGGGTTTGGAGGCGCTTGTCCAAGCATACCAGTGTGATGATGGTGATATTGCCGGCTACCGTTAACAGGAAAACAAGAAGCAGCACCACAAAAAGGAACAGCTCCCATTGCCTAGGAAGTTGGAAGCCAATTAAGATGAACTCGGTCACCTGTTCCATGCTGCTGTGATTCCTCATTCCCATGACCAAAGTGGAATCGTGGGATGATGATCAAGCAggtgaaacacacacatatacactttAGGGTTTGTATGATTTAAGGAAAGCTGTTTTTCATCTCTTCCAGTAATCTGGGCACTAACAGGATCCCCCTCCGTTACAGTTGCAAAAAGGCTTACACATAAAACCAGGGCACCCCAATCTTcctaaggaataataataaaatatatatatgaaaattttCTCATACATTATTAGTGTTCAAATTTCCATTGAACCCTGTGCGACTCACTTcttactgtactttttaaaaagcacaactaATTTTGCAACGTTTATGTACTGCTTGGTTGTATTAAATCCTCTAAACAGTTTTATTGGCTCCTAGACATCAAAAATTTGCCCATTAAATCACTCCCTGGAGAGGAGAACCTCATATGCATTTTCAGATCAAGcactaaaacaattaaaatgctaACTTTTTGCTATGTAATGATTGGAATGTGTTGTATAGCATCGATAATAGTGTGCCTGTTATTTGCTTCATTAAATTTACTGGTCACTGTTTTACTAAAGTAATtccaagtgacttacaatatATAAACAAAAGAACAGAGAcattaaaaccaacaacaacaaaaaagaaaacaaagagaaaagtaAACATTACACAAAAATCAAAGTTACCCATGTTGATCCATAAGTTAAATAAGAGATAAGTGTTTGTGTGTAGAGTAAATTTGTAGAGTGTTGCCTAAGTATGGTGCAGTTATCAGCTGAAAGTCTCAAAGACCAATGATGTAAATTTAGCAAGTCCATTAATCTTACCATGGCTGGTTGCCTTTCATAATCCTCTATACAATACCAGCAAGGCACACTTTATTTATAAAGGCACCTTGGGAAGATGGCAATTATACTGAGGTGGAACAGACCAGATTTCTGCTGCATGAATCAGTCTTCTCCAACCTTGTGCTATCAATGttctttggattacaattcccagcagccacTGCCAGATTCAAAcagtcccatgttcaatcctatATCCGGGTTGAGTTGGCAATTTCTCCAGCAATTTCTCTGGCTGGAGATGGtggaggttgaacctgggaccttatttGGGCAAAGCAGACGATCTATAATTCAGCTACTATATTCTCCTACTCTGAAACATGTGTGCTGGCATGATATTGGCAGGTTGCATTCAAAAGGAGAAACATCTTATAATACGTACTATTTCATCAAttattttccagagggaggagttATTTTCCAACAGTTCAATTAGAGCGGGGCGCACCTTTAGCAACAGTAAGCGCTTCTCTTCTtactgtttgtggaatgctctccccagagaggctcgcctggtgccttccttttatatatttaggtgccaggaaaaaaacaacattcATCCTCTCTgtacctttggctaattaaataatctatggcctttgaAACTGTGTAAGTGGTATGTggtttggttttcccagtagtgatgtatggaagtgagagctggaccataaagaatgctgatcgccgaagaattgatgcttttgaattatggtgctggaggagactcttgagagtcccatggactgcaagaagatcaaacctatccattcttaaggaaatcagccctgagtgctcactggaaggacagatcgtgaagctgaggctccaatactttggccacctcatgagaagagaagaatccttggaaaagaccttgatgttgggaaagatggagggcactaggagaaggggacgacagaggatgagatggttggacagtgttctcgaagctacgaacatgagtttgaccaaactgcgggaggcagtggaagacaggagtgcctggcgtgctatggtccatggggtcacgaagagtcggacacgactaaacgactaaacaacaacatgtggttTGGGGACGGGTTTCATTTGTAATTATGTTAtgcattgttgtgtttttatacaggTGACTCCCCACTTATCTTGGGGTTACGTTCCAGGGGCCCCCACGCTTAAGTGAAATCACATAAAGTGGGGAGCGCCCTTTAAACACCCTTTAAACTCCCTCTCTGCCActctctcttcaatccataccaaaaatactgtgtccaaaaatatccacaactacaattgaagctctggggttggcaggaggctggaggacGTGTGggaaaatggctgctgctgctgctgcactgccccACACATCAtctgttaggcagggaggctgagcagcctaaacaaagccccactgcaCTTCTGGTCTCTATGGGGCTTCCTCTTTGGGCTCCGGGGAGGGTCTCCCCATGAGCcacgaggactctccagctctctcccaccttttccaggtttgaattgaattatttGATTATTTCCCAGCACTGTGTGTATACGCAGTTGATTATTAATTGATCATGTGTATCTGGAGGGGATGCCTGtactgcaaactgccctgtgatcttcagaggaagggcgttataataaataaataataaataaataataatgatgacaaTACATTAGCgtatcttcttctttctctcctccaccccaaggTTGCAAGTGGGGTTGGGCACAGCAGCAGGAAGTGTATTGGAATTCTGGCCAGGAGTTTTCATCCTTCCCAGGACCCCAAACTTAGTGACATTAGAGGGAAGGCGGGGGAACATTCCAGCTCCACCCTGTGGGACAACAATTGGCTGTTGGGTGGGACAGCTCACTTGGCAATCACGTGGCATCATTATGAAGTCGCAGGATTGGTAGTTCTGCCAACCTGCCGAAGTCCCCAGCATGGGACAACTTCAAGGAACATCATGGGGAGGAAGAAGTGGTTTCACTGAATGGGGACTACCTCATCTTCCTTGAGCATTTGTGTGCCTACAGGTGATCAGCTGCTGGGCACTGGGAAGGAAACCTTCCTTCAGCAAAGGAATAATCAGGAGCCTGCTTTAATCTCATAATAGTTCCTTTGAAACTGCACCCTTGTCTGCCCCATAACTGATGCAAATATCACATCATGTGTATGGTGGATGGGTGCAGTTTACCCCAAAATGGTTTGAAGATCCCAATGGAGGTGCCTGGAACACCACATTTGGCCATATGCCAGAGATTCCCCATCCATGTTCTAAATGAGAAAGGTTACTATTCCCCTACACGCACCCTAACAGTATGGAAAATACCTGGAGAAAAAGTTTCCTCAGTGCTCTCCTTTTTCTgggcatgtgtgagagagaaaaggtgcattgtttttgtttttgtttataatgtgggttctccttcatggagagcacgtgttgaggtgggggcctaacaaactacccctgagttgctgggttgggggctatgagttggccaccgttctgatgggacccaggctgttgttggggagaaaagcatgtttcaatttctgtgggacagccaggggtataaaaggcaagcatgtgatttgttcctcctcttggctgcgttcttcggatcacccgccctccttccctatgtttaggcctttgtgttgaccttgctgtgcctatcatggggttgtctgcttggcaggggcctggtaggaattttgccatttggctgattggctggtgccatctggttttgcctattgcatagcaaattgtcacaacttgtaaggttggcagttaggcattggttattttggttgtatgaggggtcttgttgactgtgttggcccctcaatTTAATGCctgtgtgttggggaaattccggtcaggaatacaggggctcgatgcagtgtccgtaacccccggttgggggccagggccgcgtgagagcccctgggagcctgaggggagggcCAACGCagccggctccctgtctctccctgtagggtttccccttgttgacaaggctaccggtagtttagttctgtccttaggggacagttggagaaccaattcctacgcaaccactcacatattttgtattttaataaagttctggccaaattcatgccaaaaacccagaacaaaaattctgtctgtggtgtgaattcttttgaggggtggttttggggacctccgcACGCAATCTTCTGGTCATGTGACCCACTTTTGTATTTCTGTTcctttaacctacctcacagagttgttgtgagggtggAATGGGTAGTGGCGAGAACCATGCAAAGaaccttgtgctccttggaggtAAGGTGGGATTTAAcccatccagtgcttttttccctggggtTACGCATATCCctatacattttgtgaatctacgttTGGCCTCGTTGAGGagcattatttcaatatgagtaggaaaatgagagtacccctaaacatttttttaattattttttaaaaaagtactgacAACATCACCCTACAAGCTTCCCTCATTCCCCAGGCAATTTGTGGAAGAATAAATCAAACCAATTACGGTTCAACAAAGGAAGAGCAGGATGGATCAACAAGTTGCTTCATTCTCAGGGCATGATTTGTCTCTTCTTCAGACAGTCTTGGAAGGCCTCCTTGACCTTCTCATTCCTTAGACTATAAATAAAAGAGTTCAGTAAAGGAGTAACAACACCAGTAAGGACAGCAAGGCCCATCTGGACATCTTGGGAGTATCCCTGGCTGGGTAAAGAATACATGAAGATTGAACTGAGATAATAGATGGAGGCAACAGAGATGTGAGATGCACAGGTGGAAAATGTCTTTAGTCGACCTTTGGTGGAGTGCATGCGGAAGATGGTGGCGATGATGTAGATGTAAGAGAGAAGAGTGGCAAACAAAGAACTGAGGAGCATAACTGAGCACAATACATTCTCTATAGCCAGGAGGGGCTGCACATCACTACAAGAAAGCTTTACAACTGGGGAATAGTCACAGAAGAAATGGTCTATAATATTAGAGTCACAGTAGGATAGGCGGCAGAGTAAAATGATTGGGACAACAGGAGCAAGGAAGCCACCGATCCAGCACCCCAGGACCAAATCAATGCAGACCCATCCATTCATGATGGTGGCATAGCGCAGTGGCTTGCAGATGGTGACATATCGATCAAAGGCCATCACAACAAGGATGGTTTCACTGGCGCCAAAGGAGAAGTAGAAATAGCATTGGGCCACACAGGCCAAGAAAGAGATGGCTTTGTTCAGAGAAACCATGTCCACCAGCATCTTGGGGATAATAGACGTGACAAAGAAGAATATTCTGTAATATTCCCGGCATAGCCATGGTGCAGTTATCTTTCATGTAGAGTTCTAAATCCTATAATCTTACCACAGCTGGTTGTCTTGCCTTCATTCTGTTGGCATAATATCAGTTAAGCAAGCTTTATTAAAAGGTGCCTTGGGAGAATGGTCACAATGCTTGAATCAGCCTTCTACAATCTGTGCTCTTTTTAtgtttggattacaattcccagtaGGTCCTGCCCAGT
The window above is part of the Zootoca vivipara chromosome 13, rZooViv1.1, whole genome shotgun sequence genome. Proteins encoded here:
- the LOC118095707 gene encoding olfactory receptor 6C75-like; the encoded protein is MGMRNHSSMEQVTEFILIGFQLPRQWELFLFVVLLLVFLLTVAGNITIITLVCLDKRLQTPMYFFLCNLSLIEVFFVTSIIPKMLVNMVSLNKAISYSGCVAQCYFYFSFGGSEAILIAVMAFDRYVAICKPLRYSIIMNGWLCTDLVLGCWVCGSVSTLVPIILLLDLSFCGSNTIDHFFCDYAPMIKLSCNDVHFNLALENIVSSVVLLGSLFATLLSYVYIIATILRMHSTTSRLKTFSTCASHITVASIFYLCSIFMYSLPSHGYSRDVQMGIAVLTAAVTPLLNPFIYTLRNEKVKEVFKDFLKKRKFTL
- the LOC118095706 gene encoding olfactory receptor 6M1-like, which gives rise to MTELIFFFVTSIIPKMLVDMVSLNKAISFLACVAQCYFYFSFGASETILVVMAFDRYVTICKPLRYATIMNGWVCIDLVLGCWIGGFLAPVVPIILLCRLSYCDSNIIDHFFCDYSPVVKLSCSDVQPLLAIENVLCSVMLLSSLFATLLSYIYIIATIFRMHSTKGRLKTFSTCASHISVASIYYLSSIFMYSLPSQGYSQDVQMGLAVLTGVVTPLLNSFIYSLRNEKVKEAFQDCLKKRQIMP